In the genome of Sebastes umbrosus isolate fSebUmb1 chromosome 14, fSebUmb1.pri, whole genome shotgun sequence, one region contains:
- the dnm2a gene encoding dynamin-3 isoform X3 has translation MGNRGMEDLIPLINKLQDAFSTIGQSCNLDLPQIAVVGGQSAGKSSVLENFVGRDFLPRGSGIVTRRPLILQLVNNIAEYAEFLHCKGKKFVDFEEVRSEIEAETDRITGSNKGISPIPINLRVYSPNVLNLTLIDLPGMTKVAVGDQPVDIEHQIRDMLMQFITKESCLILAVTPANMDLANSDALKIAKEVDPQGLRTIGVITKLDLMDEGTDAKDILENKLLPLRRGYIGVVNRSQKDIDGKKDIRVALAAERKFFLSHPGYRHMAERMGTPHLQKLLNQQLTNHIRDTLPGLRSKLQSQLLSLEKEVEEYKNFRPDDPTRKTKALLQMVQQFGVDFEKCIEGSGDQVDTNELSGGAKINRIFHERLPLELFKIVFDEKELRREISHAIKNVHGVRTGLFTPDLAFEAIVKKQIVKLKTPCLKCIDLVIQELINTVRQCSNKLNSYPRLREETERIVTTYVREREGKTKDQVLLLIDIELSYINTNHEDFIGFANLDYRRLDDGSPPGYGNNSAQQRSTAANKKRAIPNQVIRKGWLTINISIMKGGSKEYWFVLTAESLSWYKNEEEKEKKYMLPLDNLKLRDMEKGFMSNKHIFAIFNTEQRNVYKDLRQIELACDSQEDVDSWKASFLRAGVYPEKDQAENEDSAPADTFSMDPQLERQVETIRNLVDSYIGIINKSTRDLVPKTIMHLMINNAKDFIHSELLAYLYSSGDQNSLMEESADQAQRRDEMLRMYHALKEALHIIGDISTSTISTPVPPPINDSWIQESSPTPQRRPHPAAQPAPSRPPAVRGPTPGPPMNPSPAFGVPLNPSPAFGAPPIPSRPGPPINAFNSHQDPFSAPPLIPSRPARIPPGVPSRRPPGAPSHRPTIIRPAEPSLLD, from the exons ATGGGGAACCGGGGCATGGAAGACCTGATTCCCCTCATCAACAAGCTTCAAGACGCTTTCAGCACCATTGGACAGAGCTGTAACTTAGACCTTCCTCAGATCGCTGTGGTCGGAGGACAGAGTGCTGGGAAGAGCTCAGTGTTGGAGAATTTTGTTGGCAG gGACTTTCTTCCACGTGGATCAGGCATTGTCACCCGTAGACCTCTCATTTTGCAGCTGGTCAACAATATAGCAG AATATGCTGAATTCCTGCACTGCAAAGGGAAGAAGTTTGTGGATTTTGAAGAGGTGCGGTCGGAAATTGAGGCGGAGACCGACAGGATAACAGGCTCCAACAAAGGCATCTCTCCCATCCCAATTAACCTGAGGGTCTACTCCCCAAACG TGCTGAACCTGACCCTGATCGACCTCCCGGGAATGACCAAGGTTGCCGTTGGAGACCAGCCCGTAGACATCGAGCACCAGATCAGGGACATGCTGATGCAGTTCATCACCAAGGAGAGCTGTCTGATCCTCGCCGTCACCCCTGCCAACATGGACCTGGCCAACTCGGACGCTCTGAAGATCGCCAAGGAGGTGGACCCACAGG GTCTGCGTACCATTGGTGTTATAACAAAACTGGACCTGATGGACGAAGGGACGGATGCAaaggacattttagaaaataaacTCCTGCCACTGCGTAGAG GCTACATTGGCGTTGTGAACCGCAGTCAGAAAGACATTGATGGGAAGAAGGACATTCGCGTTGCtctggctgcagagaggaagtTCTTCCTGTCCCACCCTGGCTACAGACATATGGCAGAGCGTATGGGCACACCGCATCTACAAAAGTTACTCAACCAG caaTTGACCAACCACATCAGGGACACTCTGCCTGGTCTGCGCAGTAAGCTGCAGAGTCAGCTCCTCTCCCtggagaaggaggtggaggagtacAAGAACTTCCGTCCAGACGACCCAACACGCAAGACCAAGGCCTTGTTGCA GATGGTGCAGcagtttggtgtggactttgagaAGTGCATCGAGGGCTCTGGGGACCAGGTGGACACTAATGAGCTGTCGGGTGGCGCCAAGATTAACCGGATCTTCCATGAACGCTTGCCCTTGGAACTATTCAAG ATTGTGTTTGACGAGAAGGAGCTAAGGCGAGAAATCAGTCACGCTATCAAGAACGTCCACGGTGTCAG AACGGGGCTGTTCACTCCAGACCTGGCGTTTGAGGCCATCGTGAAAAAGCAGATCGTTAAGCTGAAAACGCCCTGTCTCAAATGTATCGATCTGGTCATTCAGGAGCTCATCAACACAGTCAGGCAGTGCTCCAACAAG CTGAATTCCTACCCCAGACTGAGAGAGGAGACTGAGAGGATTGTCACCACCTACgtcagagaaagagaagggaaGACCAAGGACCAG GTTCTGCTGCTGATTGACATTGAGCTGTCCTACATCAACACCAATCATGAGGACTTCATAGGCTTTGCTAA TCTTGACTACAGAAGGCTGGATGATGGTAGCCCCCCAGGGTACGGCAACAACAG CGCCCAGCAGAGGAGCACTGCTGCTAATAAGAAGAGGGCCATACCCAACCAG GTGATCAGGAAAGGCTGGCTAACcatcaacatcagcatcatGAAGGGAGGCTCCAAGGAGTACTGGTTTGTCCTGACGGCGGAGTCCCTGTCCTGGTACAAAAACGAGGAG gagaaagaaaagaagtatATGCTGCCCCTTGATAACCTGAAGCTCAGAGATATGGAGAAAGGCTTTATGTCCAATAAGCACATCTTTGCAATCTTCAACACCGAACAGAG GAACGTGTACAAGGATCTTCGCCAAATAGAACTGGCCTGTGATTCTCAAGAGGACGTGGACAGCTGGAAAGCGTCCTTCCTCAGGGCAGGAGTTTATCCAGAGAAGGACCAG GCGGAGAACGAAGATTCTGCCCCTGCGGACACATTCTCTATGGATCCTCAGTTGGAGCGGCAGGTTGAAACCATCCGCAACCTGGTGGATTCGTACATTGGCATCATCAACAAATCCACCAGAGACCTCGTACCCAAGACCATCATGCATCTCATGATCAACAAT GCAAAGGATTTCATCCACTCGGAGCTGCTGGCCTACCTCTACTCCTCTGGCGACCAGAACAGCCTCATGGAGGAATCGGCTGACCAGGCCCAGCGCAGAGACGAAATGCTGCGCATGTATCACGCGCTCAAAGAGGCACTTCACATTATTGGCGACATCAGCACCAGCACCATCTCCACCCCGGTACCGCCGCCCATAAATGACAGCTGGATACAAGAATCCAG CCCGACCCCTCAGCGCAGGCCGCACCCTGCAGCCCAACCGGCCCCCAGCCGTCCGCCTGCTGTCCGGGGCCCGACACCGGGACCACCCATGAACCCTTCCCCCGCCTTTGGAGTTCCGCTCAACCCCTCTCCCGCCTTCGGTGCACCACCAATTCCCTCTCGCCCAGGCCCACCCATCAACGCTTTCAACAGCCACCAGGATCCCTTCAGCGCTCCCCCACTGATCCCCTCCCGGCCAGCCCGCATCCCACCCGGTGTACCCAG